GTCCGTCCGTCAGTCAGTCAGCCCATCACCCAGGCCGTCCGTCAGTCAGGTTGTCAGTCCGTATATCAGTCAGTCAGCCCATCACTTAGGTTGTCAGTCAGTCGGTCCGTCAGTCAGATTGTCAGTCCGTCAGTCAGCCCATCACTCAGGTCGTCCGTCCGCGTCCTCCACCTACGCTGCGGCCGCCTCGTCACTGGcgcggccccgccccctgccggcggCACATATAAGGAGCGGAGCTGCCGCCGGGACGCAGACAGTCCGGATTGCCGGTTGCTTCTGCTTCAGAGCGCGTTGGACCATCGGGGGTTTTTGCTCCATTTCTCGGTCTGGATTCTCCCTCGTCGCGGCTGAGCGGATTGTTGCACTATGACACTGGAGGATACTGAGGCACATGACAACCAAAGCGAAACGTAAGTCCTGCTGTTCTCTGTGACGACTTACCTCCTCCAGCGGAGCCTGGAGTGTCCCTGACAGCCGGGTGTTCAGCGCTGCTTACCCGTGGCTGGTGATCCATAAAGCATGAAGTgtgtctccctgctgtcctccaGTGCAGCACCCATTATACTCCACCTGTAGCTCTGCTCCTCCAGGGTGTCTGGGTGCTACCTGCCTTCTCTCAGTACTCCTCCACACCTGcccgtgtgccccccccccccccccccctggtgctGCCGGCTGCCTGTGTGGCCCCCCTTGACCTGCCTGTGTGGCCCCCCTGACCTGCCTGGTACAATGTGTCACCTGCTGTCTCTCTACAGGATGCATCCGGTGGCCGCAGCTCTTGAGGATGTCATTGTCACGGCCCACAGACGAGATTCGCTGACTATTGGCATCTATGAATCGGCGAAGCTGATGGACCGGTAGGTGTGCCTGGACTACATACCTGATGACTGTACAGTTACTAGCTGTTGGGTTACTGTAGTGGCCTCGGGCCCCGTTATGTAGCTGATTGCCAACATCTGGTGttcttattgtgtgtgtgtatatattatctaTCACTATGTAAAATGTTACAATGTAGCGATGGTGTTGGGTCGGATTTGTATGGGGGATGGTGAGAGAATCCGCTGGATCCCCCACTTGTAAACCTGCGATCTGCCGCCCTCTTCACTCTCGGTGTTGCTGTGCGGCTCCTCGGTTGCAGAGGTCGGCCATGTCTATAAACCGACAGTTCTGTCCACATTGCCTCAAACAGAACGgttctcacccatgtaaatgcaacCTTCGAGGTGCCGTTGGCTGGCCTGCATTGTACAGATATCCGCAGGGGTTGGGATGGACCTGGGACCAGATTCCCTCCTGAAGTGTAACGGCCGTTGGGGTCACTCCACTGACCCCCTGACCTCTACTGCCCTGCAAGGGGTGACCCTACGCTTCAAGCCCTTAGATTACTATTAGCCATGGAATCTTCCAAATGTGTCTCCACCAGTCAGCTGGTATCAAGGGTAGCGGTCAGGCCTGTGCGGATGTACCCCGGAGTCTGCGCCGTGCCTTGTTACTGTTTATACAACTTGTATCTGATGCATTCTCTACCGTCACCTTCTACTTATAAGGAATTCTTGAGATGTTAATGTTCAGGGCTGCAAGTATTTAAGAAGTTGAGCAAACTACATTCAGGACTCCACTTGGCTTCTGCTCTGCAGTCTTTGATTAGATGTTGGTGTATTGTTTGCCCATAGGGGGTGTGTCTTGTTTAtcagacagccaatcacaggtctcTATGGATGTTAGTGCAGCCGGCCCTGAAGCAGGGAATTGACACTTGTATGTGTGACtgagaaggggttaatgatcgGAGTGCCGCCTGGTTCTGGGACCAAATAGAACTAGTTTCATAAAGTATATTACTGTAATGCTGAAGTATCAGTACTGCTGGCCTTTAAATGATGTGCCTTCTCTGCCTTCAGAGATCCTGACAGCGTGGTGCTGTGTCTTCTAACAGCAGATCCGGAACACGACGCCGACGTTGCATTGAGTATCCACTTTACACTGCTGAAGGCCTTCTGCTGTGACAATGACATCCACATTCTGAGGGTATCCGGCCTTCAGCGCCTGTCCGAGATCGTTCATAGTCAGATAGAGCCGAGCTCTGAGCCCATGGATCTGCACTGCATCTTGGTGTCGGTGAGTATTTGCTACATGGCCTTCAAGGAGGGGACTGACTAAGTGTTCTCAGTTTTTCTCTAATTGTCTTAGAATTGCTTAGTtgccctgaccccccccccccccccccagtgatgcAGAGTCTGCCCTGCAGATCCATAGGCTGTTTTGTAACAGTCCTACATagtctttaaagtgaccctccaggacagggggaaacaaagatggccatgcTAAATGCTCTGACTACCTGGTGCATGCGGTATTAGTACACACCGTTAGTCTGAGATCGGTGCTGTCCACATCAGtggtgctgaccagtcagagcagcatggagTGTCTCAGACTAGTGATACATACTGTACAGGGTTCATCGGGTTGTCAGAATTAGTTGGAAGCAACAAAGCTGGTCAAAGGGAAGCGGTCATGTTCCCACAATGTTATGGTGCAGTTAGGGGAGGTGACGGGGCGATGGGTGATGacctcttatttttttttttttttt
This region of Eleutherodactylus coqui strain aEleCoq1 chromosome 5, aEleCoq1.hap1, whole genome shotgun sequence genomic DNA includes:
- the GADD45B gene encoding growth arrest and DNA damage-inducible protein GADD45 beta, whose amino-acid sequence is MTLEDTEAHDNQSETMHPVAAALEDVIVTAHRRDSLTIGIYESAKLMDRDPDSVVLCLLTADPEHDADVALSIHFTLLKAFCCDNDIHILRVSGLQRLSEIVHSQIEPSSEPMDLHCILVSNPHNNPWKCSSLDEVFNYCAECKSRNQWIPFTSLMDR